The following DNA comes from Actinomycetota bacterium.
CCAAGGACTTCGAGAACCTCGCCGTCAACGCGCTTGCCTTCCTCTGCCTCGGCATGATCCGCCTCATGCTGCGTAGGCTCGCACGAGCCTCAGACCGCTCGTGATCTTTCCGGACGGCCTCTACCACTACTCTGGGACGTCCTGTTTCGCTGAGCGTTTCGACGGCGACCTCGGCGAGGGAGGGATACCATGCGGATGTGGGCACCGGACGGCTGGGAGGGCGAGCTCGAGCGCTGGCTGGCGCCGTTCCTGGCGGCGCTGGGCCGGGAGGCGCAGCGGCGCTGGGCACCGGTCTACCTCAAGGGCCTGCTCCTGCCCGGCGAGCGCAAGAGCGTCGAGCCGCTCGCGACGCGGGTCGCGCCCGGCGACACGGAGCAGCTGCCCCACTTCGTCGGCGGCTCGCCCTGGGCGACCGGACCGCTCGAGGCCGTCCTGGCGAGGGAGGCCGACCGGCTGGTGGGCGGGCCGGAGGCGGTGCTGGTGGTCGACGACACCGCCCTGCCGAAGCAGGGCCGGCACTCGGTCGGGGTGGCGCGCCAGTACTGCGGCGCGCTGGGCAAGCGGGCCAACTGCCAGGTCCTGGTCTCGCTGACCCTGGCCCGGGGCGAGGTCCCGGTACCCGTGGGCTTGCGGCTGTTCCTGCCGGCGGGATGGACGGACGACCCAGATCGCTGCGCCCGGGCCGGGGTGCCCGAGGAGCACCGCCGAGCCCTGGCGAAGACCGAGATCGCGCTCGAGGAGATCGACCGGGTCATCGCCGCCGGCGTCCGCTTCGGCCGGGTGGTGACGGACGCCGGCTACGGGATCAGCGCCGCCTTCCGCCGGGGCCTGAGCGCGCGCGGGCTCCTCTGGGCGGCCGGCGTCCTCAAGACCCAGAACGTCTACCCGGCCGGGGTCGAGCTGGGCTGGCCGGTGGCGCGCACCGGGCGCCCGCGCAAGCATCCCGTACCGAGCGAGGACCCGGTCCCGGCCGAGGCCGCCCTGGCGGGCGCCGAGTGGCGCCGGATCAGCTGGCGGCGCGGCACCAAGGGGCCGCTCGCGGCCGAGTTCGCGGCCATGCGGGGGTGCGCCCGGCCGATGGCGAGCAGCTCAGGAACGGCCGGCACCTGCCCGGGGACGAGGCCTGGCTGGTGGGCGAGCATCGGGCGTCGGGCGAGCGCAAGTACTACCTCTCCAACCTGCCTGCCGACGCACCGCTCGAGACCCTGGCGGCGCTGATCAAGGCCCGTTGGGCGTGCGAGCAGGCGCACCAGCAGCTGAAGGAGGAGCTGGGCCTCGACCACTTCGAGGGCCGCTCCTGGCGCGGGCTGCACCACCACGCGCTCCTGTGCCGGATCGCCTTCGCCTTCCTGCAGCACCTGCGGCTGCGGGAGCGGGGGGAAAAGCGGCGCCGGGCCACCCGGACCGCCGCCGCGTCCGACGCTGCCCGAGGTGCGGCGCCGCGTCCTGGCCGCGCTGACGCGCGTGCTCCTGCGCTGCCCGCACTGCCGGCAGCGCTTCGCCCATCACCTCCGGTTCTGAACGTCCCAGAGTAGTGCTAAGAGCCTGCCTGAAACTAAAACCCTGACCTAATGCAGCTTTCCCCGTGAACGCTGCGGCCGCCCCCGCCGTTGCTCGTCGATCCCGACCCAAGGACGACGCGCATGGCATGGACGACCGAGGACCGACGCCGGTACGCGCCGGCCATTCAGGAGGTGGTGCGGCAGGGCATGCTTGTCCGCTTGGCGGTCACGATCGATGCGATCGATCCGCCCGCCTCGGTCGGCCGGCCGCGGGTCTGGCCGACCTTGGTCATGCTCCAGGCCTTGTGGCACGTCGCCCGCGACGACCGGGCTTGGCGACGACTGCCGCCCGCCTCGCCGCCGCACCAGACGGTATGGAGCCGGCTCATGGGCTGGCGGCGGCGGGCCGTGCTCGACCGGGCGCTGCGGGTTCTGGTCGTGTGCCGCCGCCTCGCGGCTGGCCGGAAACGATGGCCGACGGCGGCGATCGTCGACACGCAGACCGTCAAGGTCGGCCCGCAGCGTGGCCCGCGCGGGTACGACGCCAACAAGAAGATCAAAGGCCGAAAGCGCGTGCTGATGATCGACACCCAAGGCGATCCACTCGGGGTGCAGGTGGTGGCGGCCGACGTGCAGGACCGCGACGCATTGCGCGCCCTCGGCCCTGACCTCGATGTGCACGCCTCCTTGCTGCTGACCTGGCTCGACCGCGGCTTCGCCGGTGATGATCCAGCGATCTTCCTGCGCAGCCACGGCATCAGCGCCGAACTGGTCGGGACAGTCGGCCGCAAGGGGTTCCAGGTCGAGCCCCGGCGATGGAAGGTCGAGCAGACCTTCGGCTGCCTGCAGCGCTACCGCCGGCTGCGTGTCGAGGACGAGGTGAACAACGCGACCTCGCGCCACATGACCATCCTGGCTTCGGTGTTCATGACCGGCATGCGCCTCGAGCGCATGCTACAGTCGTGAGGGTTTCAGGCAGGCTCTAAGTGGTTCATCCGGCAAGTGGCGATATACTGGGCCGTCCCTTGCCGGAGACGGGCGATGCGACGGTTACGGCTACGTGATCTGACGGGCGAGGAACGCACCACGGTAGAACGGCTGGCCCATTCACGCACAGCGCCCGCGCGGCAGGTCGAGCGGGCACGGATCATCTGGCACGCCGGCCAGGGCCAGGCGGTGCCGGAGATTGCCGACCAACTCCGTCTCAGGACCTACCGGGTGCGCGGCTGGATCCATCGGTTCAATGCCGAGGGCCTCACCGGCCTCGAGGATCGGTCCCGTAGCGGCCGGCCGCCAACCTATTCGCCCGAGCAGGTCGCCACGGTGATCGCCACCGCACTCACCGATCCCAAAACGCTGGATTTGCCGTTCGCCTCCTGGACGCTGGACCGGCTGACCGCCTACCTCAACGAGCACCAGGGGATCGCGGTCAAGCGCAGCCGGATCGACGAGATTCTCCTCGCCGAGGGCTTGCGTTGGCGCAGGCATGAGACCTGGTTCGGCGAGCGGGTCGATCCCGCGTTCGCCGAAAAAAGGGGCGGATCGAGGCCCTCTACACGGCACCGCCG
Coding sequences within:
- a CDS encoding IS5 family transposase, which codes for MAWTTEDRRRYAPAIQEVVRQGMLVRLAVTIDAIDPPASVGRPRVWPTLVMLQALWHVARDDRAWRRLPPASPPHQTVWSRLMGWRRRAVLDRALRVLVVCRRLAAGRKRWPTAAIVDTQTVKVGPQRGPRGYDANKKIKGRKRVLMIDTQGDPLGVQVVAADVQDRDALRALGPDLDVHASLLLTWLDRGFAGDDPAIFLRSHGISAELVGTVGRKGFQVEPRRWKVEQTFGCLQRYRRLRVEDEVNNATSRHMTILASVFMTGMRLERMLQS
- a CDS encoding helix-turn-helix domain-containing protein — translated: MRRLRLRDLTGEERTTVERLAHSRTAPARQVERARIIWHAGQGQAVPEIADQLRLRTYRVRGWIHRFNAEGLTGLEDRSRSGRPPTYSPEQVATVIATALTDPKTLDLPFASWTLDRLTAYLNEHQGIAVKRSRIDEILLAEGLRWRRHETWFGERVDPAFAEKRGGSRPSTRHRRRAA